Part of the Candidatus Diapherotrites archaeon genome is shown below.
TTTGAAGGAAAAGTCTGAATAGAATTATTGTAATCCAAAACTGAATCATTGTAGAACTGCCTTGCGTAAGCAATCTTTGACTCAATGCCATCCAACTGCTCTTGAAGAAGCTTGAAGTTCTCGTTTGCCTTCAATTGAGGATAGGCTTCAGCCACAGCAAACAAAGTCTTCAATGCCCCAGTAAGAAAGTTCTCTGCCGCAGCCTTGTCCTTCATTCCCTGGGCGTTAGCAACCTGAGACCTTGCCTGGGTCACCTTCTCAAATACTTCCCTTTCATGCTTTGCATAGCCCTTCACTGTTTCTACAAGATTAGGCACTAAATCAAACCTTTTCTTCAATTGGACGTCAATCTGGCTCCAGGAATTGTTCACCCTGTTCCTTTTCACTATAAGGCCGTTGAAGATTGCTATTAGCACTAGAACTACAATTACTATTATGACCAGTATTACAATTGAAATCAATGAAACAAAATCAAAAGCCATTAAACAAAACCTCCGTTATACCTATTGCTCACGAATATAATAAAAAGCTTTTCATAACCAGAAAATAAATCCAATGAGCACAATAACAGCATTCGCAGGAATAGGAATAGGCACATTCACAGAAATAATTGCAATGGCAGGATACTGGGGGGTATTCCTTTTAATGCTTTTAGAGAGCACTGCAGCACCAGTGCCATCAGAATTGGTCATGCCCTTTGCCGGATTCCTTGTGAGCGCAGGAAGAATGGACTTACTCACAGTAATACTAATTGCCTCTGCAGGGTCAATTATTGGCTCACTTATATCTTACTGGATTGGAAGAGAATTAGGAAAGCCCTTCATCAAAAAATACGGGAAATATGTACTGCTGAATTTGCACCATCTTGAGCTCACAGAAAAATTCTTTTCCAGGCACGGCACAAAAACAATATTCTTCAGCAGATTCATTCCAGTAATAAGGCACCTCATATCAATTCCAGCAGGAGCAGCAAAAATGAATTTACTGAAATTCAGCTTCTACACATTCCTTGGCGCCCTCGGATGGAATTCAATCCTAGTGTTTGCAGGCATCAAACTTAAAGAGAATTGGGTGCAGTTAACCAAATTCACTGAAGCAGTGGACATGATAATAATAATAATCATAATTGCAGCAGCAACCGCCTTCTTCTGGAGCGCAAAAAAACACAGGCAAAGAAAACACAAATAGCCCAAGAATTGGCAACAAATAAAAAGCTTTCTTCACCTAAAATATAACATTTAATTCTCAAGCGTGAAAAAAATTGAACAAAGTCTTCCTTGCACTATGCATTCTAACACTAACCCAATTAATAGGCACTGCAAGCGCCTTAAGCGTAACAATATCAATTAATTCAGGCGCACAATACACAAACAACAACACAGTAACTTTAACCCTAACATCAGACGATCAAAGCGTAAACTGCGATTACGCAAACGACTCAAATTCAAATTACAGCGGAAGCCCAACGCCCTTCACTGCAACAAAAAGCTGGACATTAAGCGCAGGAGACGGCGCAAAAACTGTTTATTATAAATGCACTGATGTGAACTTAAACACAGCAGAAGCAAACAATTCAATAACACTGGACACAAGCGCTCCAACAGTGAATATTTTGCAGCCAAATGGAGCTACAACCTCAAACACTGTGTCCTTTGACTTGAACGAAACAGGAAGCGAAATAAACTTAAGCACAGTAACAGTGCTGCTCAACGGAGCAGAATCATCCTTCAATTCCTCAAACTGCACCTTAGACGGAGGGCTTAACTACCACTGCTCTTACACCGAAACAAAAATAGACAAAAACGGAAATTACACAATTGACGTTAATGCCCAAGACAACGCAGGAAATTTGGGCACTGCAACATCCACTTTCACTTACACTGACTCAACTCCTCCAAGTGCTCCCACAAATTTTACTGCAACAGGGGGACACCTTCAAATAAGCCTTAATTGGACTGCAAACACTGAATACGACCTAAACGGATACAATATTTATTTCAGTACAACACAAAACTTTGACACTAATGCTCAAACACTTTTGATTTTTACAACCTCAAACTCTTATCCCCACATATACCTTCAGGCAAGCACAACATACTACTACAAAATAAAAGCAAAAGACAAGACAGGCAATGAATCAACAGCAAGCAATGCAAACGCAACAACAAATGCTCCTGATGGAACGGCCCCAACAACAGCCTATTCAGGGCCTGATGACGCATGGCATAATTCAAATGCAAGCATCACATTAACATGCAGCGACACAGGAGGAGCAGGATGCAAATTAATCAGCTACAGAATTAATTCAGGTTCATGGAATTATGTAAGCGGCCCAAGCTCGGCCTTCACCATAAGCAATGAAGCAGACAACCTGCTTGAATTCTATTCAACAGACAATTCAGACAACAATGAATCAATGCAATCAAAGCACGTGAAAATAGACAAGACAGTTCCAAAGCCTTCACTTACAGCAACAGGCTACAGCTCAAGAATAGAATTAACCTGGAGCGCTATAACGGACTCCCTTTCAGGGTTAAAAGAATATTTCGTGAAAAAGAATGATGAGGCATGGATAAGCAATGCCAGAAGCACAACATACAATTTTGCTGGCTTAACAAACGGCACATTGTACAACTTCAAATTAAAGGTTGTAGACAACGCAGGAAATGAAACAGAAAGCGACCCTGTCTCTGCAACGCCAACTTCATCCTCAACTTCAGGCAGTTCAGGCGGGGGCTCAAGCGATACAACTGCCCCTAATTTAAGCTGGACCTTCCCAGCAGACGCAAACTATGAATTGAAAGATTATAATATTACATTAAAAGTCAATGCATCAGACTATGACAGCGGGCTAGCAATAATAATTTTATCATACAGGAAGACAGACCAGAACACTTACACTAGAATCACAAATATTACTGAGCCAACAAACGGAACAAACTCCTATAAATGGGAGCTTTCCTCAGACATGAATTCAGGAACACACGAATTAAAGGCCGTAGCAAGAGACGAGGCAGGAAACATTGCAACAAAAACAATTACAATAAAAATTACTTTGCCAGCAGCAGTAAATCCAGCAAAGCCAGCAGACCAAAATAAGGTTGAAGACAAAAACAAGACAACAGGAACAGAAGACAAAAATAAAAGCAAAGAAACAGTAGGCACAGCAGTGGGAACAGAAAACCAGCTTGAAGGCACTGCAGGGAAAGGAGAAGAAACAACAAATCCCTTCACAGGCCTTGCTTCAGGATTAATGAAAAACATAATCCCAGTAATTGGAATAATTGTAGTGCTTGTAGTAATAGCATTCGTTGCAGTAAAAGCAAAGAACAGGGTAGGGCGCCTTGGAAGGGACGACTTGGTCGGAGTCAATGCAAGAATAGAAACAGGATTTCATGGAATAAGCTCAAAGCCAAGCCCGCCAGGAAGCAAGACATTAGAAATAATCAAGAGAGAAATAGAGGCAGAGCACACAGGAAAATTCGCAAGAAAATAATTTTAATTAAAGCCCCTAATTTTATAGAAATTATTTTTTAATGAAAGGCCTGAAAAAAATTATGTCTACCACTTCATCCTTTTTCATTTTCCTTATTCTGACCCAATAAACAATCAAGCCAATTATAATCAGGAAAAGCAGTGTGCCAAAAACTGAAGTGAAGTCAATTGGAATTGAAAGCAGAAGGTTTTCAATTAATATAAGCAAGGGAAGAAAGGCAATCGAGAAAACCATAGAGAAAGTGAACCTTTCAATTTCGTCTATTTCATTTTTCTTTGGAAAAAAAGCCAAGGAAAGGAAATAGCCAGGAATTGTAAGAACCAAAGCCAGAGAAATCAGTGGAATAATTAAATCATAAAGCATACAATATTTTTTTGAAGCAAAAAGAATATTAAAAGAAACGCTTAAATTATTAACAGGAAAAAATTAAGGTGCAGGAATGGCTTTGAATGCAATAACAATTATAGGCGCAGGACCTGTTGGGTTAAAGACAGCAATAGAGTTAAAGAAGGAAGGCTGGGACCCAAAAGTAATAGAAGAACACACTGAAATTGGGGTTCCAGAAAACTGTTCAGGCCTCATAAGCGTTTCAGGAGTAAAAGAAACAAAATTAGACGTAGAAGACATTACAGTCAACAAAGTCAAAGGCGCAATAATCAAAGCGCCTAATGGAATTGAATTAAAAATAGAGAGAAGCAGACCAGTGGCATATGTTATAGAAAGAAAGAAGTTAGACAAAAAGTTTTATGCCGAAGCCCTCAAAAAAGGAATTGAGGTAAGGACAGAGACAAGGCTCATAGACCTAAGGAAAGACACCTTATTCCTGCAGTTCAGGCAGAGAGGCGAAATGATGAAAACAGAGCTTCTCATAGGAGCAGACGGCGTGAACTCAAAAATAAGAAAATTAATGAATTTAGGCGCGAACCCAGAGCACTTTGTCCTCACAACGCAAGTGAGAGCAAAAGGCTCATTCAACAAAGACTTCGTGGAATTAAGTTTTGGAGAACAGTACAAAGGATTCTTTGCGTGGACAATTCCAGAGAGCAGTACAACAGCAAGGATTGGGGTTGGAGTAAAGCCAGGCATGAACCCAAAAACTGCCCTTCAGAAATACATGAATGGAATGAAAGTAGAAGTATTAAGCGAAAGCTCTTCACTGATTCCAATAGGAAAGCCCCTGAGAGAAATTTCAACAGAAAAAATTCTTTTACTGGGAGACGCTGCCTTTCAAACAAAAGCAACAAGCATTGACTATGAAGAGCCAATAATAATATTAGAAAACGGTCTGATTAAGACTGTTAGGATAGGAGAATTAATAAATAATGAAATGAAAAAAAACGAGAACAATATAAAAACTATCACTGGAAGCCCTGAAATAAAGCTATTGGAACTAAAAAAAGAAATTAATTCTTTTTCTCCAATGAAAAATGGCTCAGAACCCAAATTTAGAAAAATAGCAAACATTCTAAAACATTCAATAAAAGAAGACTTGTATGAAATTATTCTCGAAAAAGGCTATAGAATAAAAGCAACTGAATCACACAGCATAATTACTTTGGGGCAAAAACAACTTGAAGAAAAGAAGGTTTCAGAACTAAAAGCAAACAAAGACCATTTATTAATGTGCACACGCCTGCCAAACAATGAAATACTAAAAGAAATAAACATCATTGAATTTATTTTAAGAGAAAAACCAGAATTAATCCCCTTAATTAGAGTTAAAGGGGGAAGAAAATACATTTTTTCAAAACAAAGTGAAGTACCCAAAAATTTGTTGACAGCTTACTGGTATGAAGATTCAATTCCATTAAAAGTTTTTGTTGAAAAAGGTATAATACCAAAAGATGCAAGAATAAGTTACTTAAAATCAGGTTTAAAAATAAAAAACGGGCTTCAAATCACGCCGGAATTATGTAGGCTGTTAGGGTATTATGTTGCAGAAGGCAGTTGTAAAAAAGGAAAAAATATTAGTTTGACTTTCGGCAAACAAGATATTGAGAACGGAATAGTAGAAGACACAATTAAATGTATTCAATATGTTTTTGAATTTAAACCAACAAAATATCAGTACAAAAAAAACCCTTTAACCAAAAAGATTTCAGCTGTAACAATAACCTTTGGTGGTTCATTACTTTCAGAACTTTTCTCTAATATTTTGAAAGGCGGAAGAAGCGCCAAAACAAAAGAAGTACCTTTCATTATTTTTAATGTGCTAGAACACCTTAAAATTGAATTCTTAAAGGGTTATCTCAACGGCGATGGAACAATAAGAATAAGAGAATCAAGTAAAAGAAAGAACTGGAATGCAGAAA
Proteins encoded:
- a CDS encoding LemA family protein, whose translation is MAFDFVSLISIVILVIIVIVVLVLIAIFNGLIVKRNRVNNSWSQIDVQLKKRFDLVPNLVETVKGYAKHEREVFEKVTQARSQVANAQGMKDKAAAENFLTGALKTLFAVAEAYPQLKANENFKLLQEQLDGIESKIAYARQFYNDSVLDYNNSIQTFPSNIVAGMFQFTQKEFFEVEAGSREPVKVSF
- a CDS encoding DedA family protein; amino-acid sequence: MSTITAFAGIGIGTFTEIIAMAGYWGVFLLMLLESTAAPVPSELVMPFAGFLVSAGRMDLLTVILIASAGSIIGSLISYWIGRELGKPFIKKYGKYVLLNLHHLELTEKFFSRHGTKTIFFSRFIPVIRHLISIPAGAAKMNLLKFSFYTFLGALGWNSILVFAGIKLKENWVQLTKFTEAVDMIIIIIIIAAATAFFWSAKKHRQRKHK
- a CDS encoding DUF1616 domain-containing protein; the encoded protein is MLYDLIIPLISLALVLTIPGYFLSLAFFPKKNEIDEIERFTFSMVFSIAFLPLLILIENLLLSIPIDFTSVFGTLLFLIIIGLIVYWVRIRKMKKDEVVDIIFFRPFIKK
- a CDS encoding geranylgeranyl reductase family protein; protein product: MALNAITIIGAGPVGLKTAIELKKEGWDPKVIEEHTEIGVPENCSGLISVSGVKETKLDVEDITVNKVKGAIIKAPNGIELKIERSRPVAYVIERKKLDKKFYAEALKKGIEVRTETRLIDLRKDTLFLQFRQRGEMMKTELLIGADGVNSKIRKLMNLGANPEHFVLTTQVRAKGSFNKDFVELSFGEQYKGFFAWTIPESSTTARIGVGVKPGMNPKTALQKYMNGMKVEVLSESSSLIPIGKPLREISTEKILLLGDAAFQTKATSIDYEEPIIILENGLIKTVRIGELINNEMKKNENNIKTITGSPEIKLLELKKEINSFSPMKNGSEPKFRKIANILKHSIKEDLYEIILEKGYRIKATESHSIITLGQKQLEEKKVSELKANKDHLLMCTRLPNNEILKEINIIEFILREKPELIPLIRVKGGRKYIFSKQSEVPKNLLTAYWYEDSIPLKVFVEKGIIPKDARISYLKSGLKIKNGLQITPELCRLLGYYVAEGSCKKGKNISLTFGKQDIENGIVEDTIKCIQYVFEFKPTKYQYKKNPLTKKISAVTITFGGSLLSELFSNILKGGRSAKTKEVPFIIFNVLEHLKIEFLKGYLNGDGTIRIRESSKRKNWNAEISCKTVSRKLASDLITLSLQMGMLPSIEEFSAKERKIYGKKIVESNGYKVAFSKKEDLLRLSEVFPKKTSELIGFLNEIKSKSTSGIPKEYFAFTSNQKYATELIEEFGPSIYTAYNKLDSKRVSFAMQKMITKNERIQLIQNLIQSNIAVFKIKEIRKVKPTNNEVFDVHIPETNMFVGGLGAILLHNTGGGIITGMMAAEAAVKTISNYYKKKKPLTEYSKHLSHLNKELELHWRIRKYLNSLNDKQLNELFIKLKKARIEEFLAEHGDMDRPSKFMGKILTTPRLWSLAPLALKLR